TCAACATACATAGGAGGTAGGTATGAATTTCATTATCTGGATTGTTGTTGGCGGTATTCTCGGATGGCTCGCAAGCCTGGTGATGAGAACCGATGCACAGCAAGGCATGCTGCTCAACGTCGTGGTCGGCATCGTCGGGGCATTGCTGGGCGGCTGGCTGCTGGCTCCGTTGTTCGGCACCGGCACCATCAATCAGAACGACTTCAGCATTTCATCGCTGCTGGTATCGTTCCTCGGCGCGGTCGTGCTGCTTGCGATCGTGAACCTGCTGCGGCGCGGCACGCCACGTTGACGGATACATCGATTCGGTTCAACCGGCTTGTCTGCAAGTTGTAGAGCAATCGGTGCGGGGCTCCACTCCTGCGGGAGCCCCGCACCGCGATGCTTTTGTCAGACGCAAATTCGCGGCCCGAATTTGCAGCCCTCCCTCTTCCCGTCTCCCTTCCATATCATTCTGCACAGCTTTGGCAGTCTGCCTCGAATCGCCAGGGTTCTTAGAGCATCTAACAAAATGAAGCAAAGCGGTTCTGAGTAGGCGCGCCGCCGCAGACAGTACAACTTGTACGGCAAGGCGGGTGTAGCAGGGGTTTCGGACGGCATGCCGTCCGCCTGCGAAACGGTCTGCGCTTGCAAGCGCAGATGCGCCCTGCAAGGGCAACACCCTCAGAATCATTTTGTTAGATGCTCTTACAAGGCGTTGATGGCGTCGTCCCAAGATTTCAAGGATTGCGGCTTGAGAGATCCTCACTGACCGACGAGATGGGCGGGATCAATCGTCTTGCCGCCTTTCTTGAACTTCACCTTGACGAATACCCGCGCGTATTTTTCGCCCCGGACAGAAAACACGTGTTCGAAGTATGCGCATTTGTCATCCCAATAGGCGATTCCTGTTTCGATCTCCAGTTTCGTGAATATCCTGATCGGTCTGGAGAATTTGATGAGTTGCGATGCGTTGACGAAGCGGTATCCATTTCTCAGAAACATGCCCAGCAGCCCGGTCTTGATCATGAAGTCAAACTGCGCGGCCTCCACCAGCTGAAAATACTTGTCGCTCTTCAAAGTGGCAATGCCGGTGTCCCAGGGGCCAACGAGAAAAGCGGTTCGCACACACCCGACGGGGACCGCCGTCCCATGCCTGAACAATGAGACAAGGATCGTGATCATGTTTCTGATGATTCCCGACATCGTCAATGTGCCCCGCAGGTGAAAGAATCAATGCAAGTTTGCGATTGAAAAGTGAATCCCCGCACGACCGGCCAGTGGCTCCTTCGACCCAGGCTGGCCGGGGCCGCATCAGGATACCGCCCGTCTCTTCGCCTCTTCGTCGTACAGTTCCTTTTTGGACAGCTTGCCCACCGGCGTCTTCGGCAGTTCCGCGCGGATCTCCATCGCCTGCACCATCTCGTGCTTGCCCAGCCGCTTTTTCAGGAAGCCCTTGAGATCCTCCAGCGTGAACGCGGCAGCTCCCTTCTTCAGCGAAATGAATGCCTTCGGAGACTGTCCCCGGTATTCATCGGGGATGCCGATGACGCTGACCTCGGCCACCGATGGATGCTCGTAGATCGCTTCCTCGATGTTGCGCGGATAGACGTTGTAGCCGCCGCACAGAATCATGTCCTTGGTGCGATCGACGATGTAGACGAAACCGTCTTCATCCATGGTCGCCACATCGCCGGTGCGGAAGAATCCGTCCGCCGTCATCGAGGCCGCCGTCGCTTCCGGCTTCTTCCAGTAGCCCTTCATCACGTTCGGCCCCTTGATGCACATTTCGCCGCGCTCGCCACGCGACACTTCCTGCGTCGGGTCGTCCACGCTGACGAATTTCAGCGTCACTCCAATGGTCGGGATGCCGCAGGAACCGACCTTTTGCGTGCCGTAGATCGGCGTGAAGGTGCCGGTCGGCGAAGTCTCCGTCATGCCCCAGCCTTCCACCAGGCAGCAGCCGGTCAGCCGCTGGAAAGTCTGGTTGACTTCGACCGGCAGTGGCGCGCCGCCGGAATTGCAGAACTTCAGGGAACTCAAGTCGTAGTTACCGATGTCCGGGTAATTGATGATCGCGGTGTACATGGTCGGCACGCCGGGGAACACGGTGATTTTCTTCGCCGACAAATCCTTGACCGCCGCTTCCACCTCGAAGCGGGTATGCAGCACCAGTTCCGCCCCCATCTGGATGCCGAACAGCATATCGACTGTCAGCGCGTAGATATGGAACAAGGGCAATACGGCCAGCACGCGTTCCTTGCCTTCCTCCAGCACCTTCGGTTCGCCGCTGACGTTGGCGAGAATCTGGCTGCATGCCGCCGTGAGATTCGCGTGCGTGAGCATCGCGCCCTTGGGCAGTCCGGTCGTGCCGCCGGTGTATTGCAATACGGCGATGGCATCGGCCGGGTCCGTCACCGGGTACGGCGTGTATGCGCCATCGTTGTCCAGCAATTGCGCAAAGCTGTGATGACGTTCGTCGGCCGCCACTTCGCTCAACAGGCCTGCCTGCTGCATGTGGCCGCGCACTGCGTCGGGATGCGCAGCCATCTCAGCGATGCTGCCGATCACCAGCTTCTGCAGGCGCGTCGCACCCAGCAGCTTGTCCATCTGCGGATACAGCACCTTGAGGTCGAGCGTCACGATGATGTCGGTTTCGCTGTCCTCGACCTTGTGCTCCAGCACCTTTTCCGCATCGAGCGGCGAATAGTTCACCACCGTGCCGCCCGCCTTCAACACAGCGAAGAAACTGATCACGTAATGCGGCGTGTTCGGCAGATAGAGGCCGACATGCACGCCCGGTTTCACGCCCAGCTTCTGAAAACCCTTCGCGGCGCGATCGACCAGTTGCTGCAACTCGCGATACGTGATTTTCCTTCCCATGAAATCGAGCGCGGGATTGTCTGGCCACTTCGCCGCCGCATCGTCCAGCAATTGCGGCACGGGCATGACGGGCAATTGCGCCTCCCAGCGCACGCCTGCCGGATAGGATTTGATCCACGGAAAATCCACTGCATCAATTACGTTGTCGTTCATCGTTTGTCTCCTTCTCGTTGTGTCATGCCGTCATCGTTTCGCGCCGGCTCTCTGGCCGCTTTTTCGAGACGATGGCGGTTCGGTATTGCATGCTCGACCGCCTGCCAATATCACTTCCACATAGGAACACTCCTCCCCTCTTTGCAGAGGGAAGGAGCTGTTCGGCGATGTCGATGTTGATGTTGATGACGCAGTAATCCTAGCGCTGCACCGCCTTTTCCGCCTTGTACTTTCTCAGTTCCAGCTTGCCGATCTGGTTGCGGTGCACTTCGTCCGGGCCGTCCGCGATGCGCAGCGAGCGCGCGCCGGCGTAGGCATGCGCGAGGAATTCATCCGTCATGCCGCCGCCGCCATGCGCCTGGATCGCCCAGTCGATCACCTGGCATGCCATGTTCGGCGCGGCCACCTTGATCATGCCGATTTCCTTCAGCGCGGCCTTGTTGCCGACGGTGTCCATCATCTGCGCGGCATTCAGCACGAGGAAGCGCGCCTGGTCGATCAGGATGCGCGACTCCGCGATGCGCTCCAGCGTCACGGTCTGTTCCGCTACCGGTTTGCCGAAGGCGACGCGGGTCAGCGTGCGCTTGCACATTTTTTCCAGCGCGCGTTCCGCCACGCCGATCAGGCGCATGCAGTGATGGATGCGGCCCGGGCCGAGGCGGCCTTGCGCGATCTCGAAGCCGCGCCCTTCGCCGAGCAGGATGTTGGAGGCCGGCACGCGCACGTTCTCGAACACGATTTCGGCATGGCCATGCGGCGCGTCATCGAAGCCGAGCACCGGCAGGTGGCGCAGGATGTTCACGCCCGGCGTGTCGCGCGGCACCACGATCATCGATTGCTGCAGGTGCTTGTTCGGATTGTCGGGATCGGTCTTGCCCATGAAGATGAAAACCTTGCAGCGCGGATCGTTCGCGCCCGACGACCACCATTTGCGGCCGTTGATCACATAATGGTCGCCGTCGCGCACGATGCGACTTTCGATGTTGGTCGCGTCCGACGAGGCAACCGCCGGTTCGGTCATCGCGAAGCAGGAGCGGATCTTGCCTTCCAGCAGCGGCTTCAGCCATTGCTCTTTCAGTTCCTCGCTGGCATAGCGTTCCAGCGTCTCCATGTTCCCGGTATCGGGCGCGGAGCAGTTGAACACTTCCGGTGCCCAGCTGGCGCGGCCCATGATCTCGCACAGCGGCGCGTATTCGAGATTGGTCAGGCCCGCGCCACGCGTCGATTCCGGCAGGAACAGATTCCACAATCCCGCCGCGCGCGCCTTCTCCTTCAGCTCTTCCATGATTTTGGTCGGAATCCAGGCATCGCCCTTGCGGCGGTTCGCCTCGATCTCGCCAAAAAACGTCGCTTCGTTCGGATAGATGTGCTCATCCATGAAGGCGTTCAGGCGTTCCTGCAGTTGCTTGACTTTGGGGCTGTATTGGAAATCCATTTTTACTCCGTTGTGTGCACACCGCGTGCGTTGTGGTTCATGTCAATCAAGGAATGTTCAGTCTTTTTCGGTATCGATATTGCTCGCCGTCGGCATGCCCTTATCCGAGCAGATAACCGCCATCCACATTCAGGCAGGTACCGGTGGTGTAGCTCGCGGCATTCGATGCCAGATACAGCACCGCGCCCGCCATCTCGTCCGGTTGCGCCACGCGGCGCATCGGCACGTGCGGCATCATCTTGTTCAGCACGGCCGGGTTGTGCACCAGCGCGGAGGCGAACTTGGTGTCGGTCGCGCCGGGCAGCAAGGCGTTGACGCGCACACCGGACGGCGCGCACTCCTTGGCGAAGGCCTGCGTCATCGAAATCACCGCCGCCTTGGTGATCGAATAGATGCCTTGCATGTCGCCGGGAATGACGCCGTTGACCGAAGCGACGTTG
The Noviherbaspirillum cavernae DNA segment above includes these coding regions:
- a CDS encoding GlsB/YeaQ/YmgE family stress response membrane protein; protein product: MNFIIWIVVGGILGWLASLVMRTDAQQGMLLNVVVGIVGALLGGWLLAPLFGTGTINQNDFSISSLLVSFLGAVVLLAIVNLLRRGTPR
- a CDS encoding thioesterase family protein, whose amino-acid sequence is MKSDKYFQLVEAAQFDFMIKTGLLGMFLRNGYRFVNASQLIKFSRPIRIFTKLEIETGIAYWDDKCAYFEHVFSVRGEKYARVFVKVKFKKGGKTIDPAHLVGQ
- a CDS encoding long-chain-fatty-acid--CoA ligase, with product MNDNVIDAVDFPWIKSYPAGVRWEAQLPVMPVPQLLDDAAAKWPDNPALDFMGRKITYRELQQLVDRAAKGFQKLGVKPGVHVGLYLPNTPHYVISFFAVLKAGGTVVNYSPLDAEKVLEHKVEDSETDIIVTLDLKVLYPQMDKLLGATRLQKLVIGSIAEMAAHPDAVRGHMQQAGLLSEVAADERHHSFAQLLDNDGAYTPYPVTDPADAIAVLQYTGGTTGLPKGAMLTHANLTAACSQILANVSGEPKVLEEGKERVLAVLPLFHIYALTVDMLFGIQMGAELVLHTRFEVEAAVKDLSAKKITVFPGVPTMYTAIINYPDIGNYDLSSLKFCNSGGAPLPVEVNQTFQRLTGCCLVEGWGMTETSPTGTFTPIYGTQKVGSCGIPTIGVTLKFVSVDDPTQEVSRGERGEMCIKGPNVMKGYWKKPEATAASMTADGFFRTGDVATMDEDGFVYIVDRTKDMILCGGYNVYPRNIEEAIYEHPSVAEVSVIGIPDEYRGQSPKAFISLKKGAAAFTLEDLKGFLKKRLGKHEMVQAMEIRAELPKTPVGKLSKKELYDEEAKRRAVS
- a CDS encoding acyl-CoA dehydrogenase family protein, which encodes MDFQYSPKVKQLQERLNAFMDEHIYPNEATFFGEIEANRRKGDAWIPTKIMEELKEKARAAGLWNLFLPESTRGAGLTNLEYAPLCEIMGRASWAPEVFNCSAPDTGNMETLERYASEELKEQWLKPLLEGKIRSCFAMTEPAVASSDATNIESRIVRDGDHYVINGRKWWSSGANDPRCKVFIFMGKTDPDNPNKHLQQSMIVVPRDTPGVNILRHLPVLGFDDAPHGHAEIVFENVRVPASNILLGEGRGFEIAQGRLGPGRIHHCMRLIGVAERALEKMCKRTLTRVAFGKPVAEQTVTLERIAESRILIDQARFLVLNAAQMMDTVGNKAALKEIGMIKVAAPNMACQVIDWAIQAHGGGGMTDEFLAHAYAGARSLRIADGPDEVHRNQIGKLELRKYKAEKAVQR